One Maribacter cobaltidurans genomic window carries:
- a CDS encoding amidohydrolase family protein → MPKKLMEFKAFIPKITVSKRNQRKIPVLFALWLILLPIMAQQGYQAKLPDIEKKTYYTMEDFGRVDKFDIHIHINTAQPYFIHQAIKDRFFFLDIVDDRPFGLPMDKQQEVAIQLLEKYPEQMSFATTFKVSNWNQDDWVAQTISHLEKSFAQGAMAVKIWKNIGMDLRDEHNDFVMVDHPRIDSVLTFLTKASVPLLGHNGEPRDCWLPLEDMTFSQGYYGNHPEYHMYLHPEYPSYEDQINARDNMLKKHPNLNFMGAHLGSLEWSLEELAKRLDAYPLMRVDLTRLPNLKLHTFNDWEKTRKFFIDYQDRLIYGTDTAINPTDRPEDLKQRIHQKWLDEWKFYVTDSPIELEGYGELRGLKLPGKIIDKIYFENASKLLGFNTKG, encoded by the coding sequence ATGCCAAAAAAACTTATGGAATTTAAGGCCTTTATACCTAAAATAACCGTGTCCAAAAGGAACCAAAGAAAAATTCCCGTGCTTTTCGCGCTCTGGTTAATCCTCCTACCCATCATGGCACAGCAAGGATATCAGGCCAAGTTACCCGATATAGAGAAAAAGACTTATTATACCATGGAAGATTTTGGCCGTGTGGATAAATTTGATATCCATATCCATATCAACACGGCACAACCCTATTTCATCCATCAAGCAATTAAAGATCGATTCTTTTTTTTGGATATCGTCGATGATCGTCCTTTTGGACTTCCCATGGACAAACAACAGGAAGTGGCCATACAACTTTTAGAAAAATATCCAGAACAAATGAGTTTCGCAACCACCTTCAAGGTATCCAACTGGAATCAAGATGATTGGGTGGCACAGACCATATCCCACCTCGAAAAATCCTTTGCCCAAGGAGCCATGGCTGTAAAAATTTGGAAAAACATTGGAATGGACCTTAGGGATGAACACAATGATTTTGTTATGGTTGATCACCCGCGAATCGATTCTGTACTGACTTTTTTGACCAAGGCTAGTGTACCACTTTTGGGGCATAACGGCGAGCCAAGGGACTGTTGGTTGCCTTTAGAGGATATGACCTTTAGTCAAGGATATTACGGCAACCATCCAGAATATCATATGTACTTGCATCCAGAATATCCTTCCTATGAAGATCAGATTAATGCTAGGGACAATATGTTGAAGAAACATCCTAATTTGAATTTTATGGGGGCTCATCTCGGCAGCCTGGAGTGGAGTTTGGAAGAACTGGCAAAACGTTTGGATGCCTATCCCTTAATGAGGGTTGACCTTACACGTCTACCAAACCTAAAACTACATACGTTTAATGATTGGGAAAAAACACGAAAGTTTTTTATTGACTATCAGGACCGATTGATTTATGGAACCGACACAGCCATTAACCCAACAGATAGACCGGAGGACTTGAAACAACGTATTCACCAGAAGTGGCTAGATGAATGGAAATTCTATGTTACCGACAGTCCTATTGAGCTTGAAGGTTATGGCGAATTAAGAGGGTTAAAACTTCCGGGGAAAATTATTGACAAAATTTATTTTGAAAATGCCTCAAAGCTACTGGGTTTTAATACTAAGGGATGA
- a CDS encoding flavin monoamine oxidase family protein: MKHNKRRRFIKNTLYSGLGTSLIPTHLMAKAQSSIDDHTIEPKLSGKSKKIIVAGAGISGLCCAYELTKKGHDVTVLEASGRSGGAVLSVHDGLADGLYADFGAENFTMPGYKNYWKYIEEFKLTALPYHHREDRLVRIDGVWHTEKMLDEIRKNKVAQLGGFNRTELKFLKSNPISNLQLLYLEPYFEKFTAEYQPFGIGYDHLENVPLSQIYEQAGASKAAKSLMGGNETSALYGIWQAYIMHKRGYDNPFRLFRLQGGNQMMTNAMAKRLGTRIKLGCQVLEIKNDDTGVKVRYRELGEVKEMSADYLACCLRTTALKKILFNPPLPPEKQYVVEHLKYDQTTRIVFQARSKFWLKDNISINLSFDHPALTHIWQVANEVDTDRVCLMAKAPGGTNPLRTLDAFMELYPGKRSNIDIEQSLVKDWSKDTYVHGCERHGFSALGELSKFWPHTMTSHGRIHFGGAHTDNRSWGMEAATNAANRVAQEIDSA, translated from the coding sequence ATGAAACACAATAAAAGAAGGAGATTTATTAAAAACACCTTATACTCTGGTCTGGGCACCTCACTAATTCCAACTCACCTCATGGCAAAGGCTCAATCTAGCATTGATGACCATACCATTGAACCGAAACTCTCGGGAAAATCTAAAAAAATTATCGTTGCAGGAGCAGGTATAAGTGGGCTTTGTTGTGCGTACGAATTGACAAAAAAAGGACATGATGTAACGGTATTGGAAGCCTCGGGCCGATCCGGCGGAGCAGTGCTCTCCGTTCATGATGGCCTTGCAGATGGGCTTTATGCCGACTTTGGGGCAGAAAACTTTACTATGCCAGGTTACAAAAATTACTGGAAATATATTGAAGAGTTCAAGCTCACCGCACTTCCATATCATCATAGGGAAGATAGGTTAGTACGAATCGATGGGGTATGGCACACAGAAAAAATGTTAGATGAAATTCGCAAAAACAAGGTGGCCCAGTTGGGGGGTTTCAATAGAACCGAATTGAAGTTCCTTAAATCCAACCCCATAAGTAATTTACAATTACTATATCTTGAACCCTATTTTGAAAAATTTACCGCCGAATACCAACCATTTGGCATTGGCTACGACCATCTTGAAAACGTACCACTTTCCCAAATATATGAACAGGCGGGCGCTTCAAAAGCCGCCAAGTCGTTAATGGGAGGAAATGAAACTTCCGCCCTCTATGGAATTTGGCAAGCATACATCATGCACAAACGCGGCTATGACAACCCATTCAGACTCTTTCGTCTTCAAGGAGGTAACCAAATGATGACCAACGCGATGGCCAAACGGTTGGGAACCAGGATAAAGCTGGGGTGCCAGGTTTTGGAAATTAAAAACGACGACACCGGGGTGAAAGTGAGATATAGGGAACTTGGCGAAGTAAAGGAAATGTCGGCCGATTATCTGGCCTGCTGCCTAAGAACGACGGCACTAAAAAAAATCCTATTTAATCCGCCACTTCCACCAGAGAAACAATATGTCGTAGAGCATCTCAAATATGACCAAACCACGCGAATCGTCTTTCAAGCTCGATCTAAATTCTGGTTAAAGGACAATATCAGCATTAATCTTTCATTTGACCATCCGGCATTGACACATATATGGCAAGTTGCCAATGAAGTAGATACAGATCGTGTTTGCTTAATGGCCAAAGCACCAGGGGGAACGAATCCGCTACGCACCTTGGATGCCTTTATGGAACTTTACCCCGGTAAACGGTCCAATATAGATATTGAGCAGTCTTTGGTCAAGGATTGGTCAAAGGATACATATGTACACGGATGCGAGCGCCATGGATTTTCGGCTTTAGGCGAGCTATCCAAGTTTTGGCCGCACACCATGACCTCCCATGGTAGAATTCATTTTGGCGGTGCCCATACAGACAACAGAAGTTGGGGAATGGAGGCGGCCACAAACGCTGCCAATCGGGTTGCCCAGGAAATCGATAGTGCTTAA
- a CDS encoding c-type cytochrome gives MRNILFVILIFPIFLYWMGPVKNFGYRSMSEAFSMLPITSGTASIEGQEKSVPRVKLDLDLTNGNLTWGDFVRYSIEVSDSIDGDSKYGEIPNNKVLLEIEFLPSEKETGPNEKLEATKKETDHDGLSLMMGSTCFSCHGDKEVMTGPSFSEIAERYGKNPKSIQLLAGSILAGSEGKWSTIKMPANPGLTVRETEKIAAFILAQGSRKYHWVLTGLEGTFQIMEKPTHISEGTYVLTASYTSSSSMKGQNSIPLQIR, from the coding sequence ATGCGAAATATTCTATTTGTTATATTGATTTTCCCCATCTTCCTTTATTGGATGGGTCCGGTAAAAAATTTTGGATACCGAAGTATGTCGGAAGCCTTTTCCATGTTGCCGATAACTTCAGGTACCGCAAGCATCGAGGGACAAGAAAAATCTGTGCCCCGTGTAAAATTGGACCTTGATTTGACCAATGGAAACCTTACCTGGGGTGATTTTGTCCGGTACTCCATCGAAGTTTCGGACTCTATTGACGGAGATTCTAAATATGGTGAAATACCGAACAACAAAGTGCTTCTGGAAATTGAATTTTTGCCTTCCGAAAAAGAGACTGGACCAAATGAAAAATTAGAAGCGACCAAAAAAGAGACCGACCATGACGGGTTATCACTAATGATGGGTTCCACTTGCTTTTCCTGCCATGGAGACAAAGAGGTTATGACGGGTCCATCGTTTTCTGAAATTGCCGAAAGGTATGGGAAAAACCCTAAAAGCATACAGCTCTTAGCCGGTAGTATCTTGGCGGGCTCGGAAGGCAAATGGAGCACTATAAAAATGCCCGCAAATCCTGGACTAACGGTTAGAGAAACCGAGAAAATTGCGGCGTTCATCCTTGCCCAAGGCAGTAGAAAATACCACTGGGTCCTAACCGGTTTGGAGGGTACGTTCCAAATCATGGAAAAACCGACACATATCTCGGAGGGAACATATGTGCTCACAGCAAGCTATACTTCCTCCTCCTCTATGAAAGGACAGAATAGTATACCATTACAAATTCGTTAA
- a CDS encoding LamG domain-containing protein, which produces MTKFTYYALLFLLLISCGHKQLPPPMYYLSLADWEVDRYDEGANLYKENTGTSPDRFGNPKGAFYFDGTSASLSLALTKKPRLNSPITISWWYSILNDPLFKDSMDAGNMIALVDTVQAIGLQFGFRAPGYRTKGLDIWNWGGATILETQIPELNQWHHCVYVYDGHEHQFFLDGELKEMSDIKPQKGNPDFLMLGNYPGGSQFFKGSLDEIRIYEQALTRNQILALLNMKKH; this is translated from the coding sequence ATGACAAAATTCACCTATTACGCACTATTATTCTTACTACTCATATCTTGCGGTCATAAGCAGCTTCCCCCTCCCATGTACTATCTCTCACTAGCTGATTGGGAAGTAGATAGGTATGACGAAGGAGCTAATCTGTACAAGGAAAATACGGGAACTTCTCCCGACCGTTTCGGTAACCCCAAAGGGGCCTTCTACTTTGACGGAACCTCGGCCAGTCTAAGCCTCGCTTTAACCAAAAAACCCCGCCTAAATAGCCCTATTACAATTTCTTGGTGGTATAGTATTTTGAACGACCCCTTGTTCAAGGATTCCATGGATGCAGGAAACATGATCGCTCTGGTGGATACGGTCCAAGCCATTGGACTTCAATTTGGTTTTAGAGCTCCGGGCTACCGAACCAAGGGTCTGGATATCTGGAATTGGGGAGGGGCTACAATCCTTGAAACCCAAATACCTGAATTGAACCAGTGGCATCATTGTGTCTATGTATATGATGGTCACGAACACCAATTCTTTTTGGATGGAGAGCTTAAGGAAATGTCCGACATCAAACCTCAAAAGGGCAATCCCGATTTTTTAATGCTTGGCAACTATCCCGGGGGCTCCCAATTCTTTAAAGGTAGTTTGGACGAGATACGAATCTATGAGCAGGCGCTGACCAGAAATCAAATCTTGGCCCTTTTGAACATGAAAAAACACTGA